The following DNA comes from Myxococcales bacterium.
CCGAAAGGCGCTGTCCGCCCTGCTCCCGGCGCTCTTTTTGGGCGTCACGACCGGCCTCGTGGCGCTGACGTCGCAGCGCTCTCCCTCGCGACTCCACCTGGACTTCGCCTGGGCGCCGCCGGATGCGGGGCACCCTTTCGGCTCCGGTGACGCGGGCGTGGATCTGTTCGCGTTGGTCAATCACGCGACGTTGCGCGCCATGCTGCTCGCGCTCGCGGTCAGCTGTTTTGGGTTCCTGGTAGGCACACCCCTCGGCGCAGCAGCAGGGCTCCTGCGCGGGCGCTTCGAGCGCTGGACGCTCGGCGCCTGTGATCTCGTGCAGTCGTTCCCGACGTTCCTGCTGGCCCTGGCGGTGCTCTCCGCGGTGGCGGTGCCGTCGCGGATGCACATTGGCCTGGTGTTCGCCGTGACCGCCTGGGCGCCGTTCGCCCGCGTGGCGGCGTCGCAAGCTCGGATCTTGGGAGAGGCGGAGTTCGTGCACGCCGCGCGCGCGCTGGGTCTCACACGTCCGGTGATCATCCTGCGGCACGTGATCCCGAACCTGCTCGGGCCCGTCTCGGTTCAGCTCGGCACGTCCGCCGCCGGCGTCGTACTGGGTGAGACCGCGCTGGGCTTCGTCGGCCTGGGTCCGCCGGATGGAGTCAGCCTCGGCTCCCTGCTCGAGCAGGGCACCCTGGCCATGTTGCGTGCGCCGCACGTGCTCGCGGTCGGGGTGCTGAGTGTGATGCTCGTCAGCGGCACGCTGCAGCTCGCGAGCGAGGGCATCCGCCGCGCCGCCCACGTCGAGTGACGGCGGCGTCAGGCGACCAGATCGCTGCGCCGGAGCCGACGCGCGGCGAGCAACATACACAGGCTACCGAGCAGCACCGGCCAACCTGCACCAACGAGCAACGTCAGTCGCGGCCCGAACGAGTTGGCGAGCCAGAAGCCGACCGGTCCCAGCACTCCGAGCTCGGGATCGACCCCGGACAGGAGCGCCACCCGCGCGGCCTCGGCGGGGTTCGCCGCCGCGAGGGCAAAGACCGCGGAGGGCGCCAGGCGGAAGCGCAAGAGCGCGCCGATCAGCGCAAAGTCGTGGAGCGCCGCGCCCAGCAGCCAGGCAAAGAGCGCGTACACCGTGGCACGCTCCGGGGTCTTGGCGAGGGAGCTGGCCAGGAGCCCGATGCCGAGGAAGGCCCAGGCCAGGGCCGCCGTGACCGCCAAGCTGCGCGCGACGAGCGGTGCGAGCGCCGCGTCCGACTCCCGCAAGATGGCGCTGGCGACCAGCGTTCCCAAGAACAGCACCACCAGCGG
Coding sequences within:
- a CDS encoding ABC transporter permease — encoded protein: MSAEQAGRARRRKALSALLPALFLGVTTGLVALTSQRSPSRLHLDFAWAPPDAGHPFGSGDAGVDLFALVNHATLRAMLLALAVSCFGFLVGTPLGAAAGLLRGRFERWTLGACDLVQSFPTFLLALAVLSAVAVPSRMHIGLVFAVTAWAPFARVAASQARILGEAEFVHAARALGLTRPVIILRHVIPNLLGPVSVQLGTSAAGVVLGETALGFVGLGPPDGVSLGSLLEQGTLAMLRAPHVLAVGVLSVMLVSGTLQLASEGIRRAAHVE
- a CDS encoding ABC transporter permease subunit, which translates into the protein MSAADRQQALFRLELSDALRSRWVVFTTAVYGVVFAAFIWLGLRESTVLGFTGLSRVVLNVANAVVIAVPLVALVASSQTIVRARTSGFFELVLAQPCRRNDWLVAVVASRAVVVLGPLVVLFLGTLVASAILRESDAALAPLVARSLAVTAALAWAFLGIGLLASSLAKTPERATVYALFAWLLGAALHDFALIGALLRFRLAPSAVFALAAANPAEAARVALLSGVDPELGVLGPVGFWLANSFGPRLTLLVGAGWPVLLGSLCMLLAARRLRRSDLVA